The sequence below is a genomic window from Trichosurus vulpecula isolate mTriVul1 chromosome 5, mTriVul1.pri, whole genome shotgun sequence.
tatgaATTATGAGAAATATGAGTGAATGGGAaggcttgcatgaactgatgaagaaccAGGATAACAATAAAATCTTAGTCTCAGCAAATAAATGGAACACATTTAGGTAGACAGGTAAGCAACTACAGGGATAGAATGTGACATTTATCATGTCTCAGTGTGTCAGTTAGCTTTTCTTTATTATGTAGGGAGCTTTTCTGGTGATGGGATATATTGGGACATGATTGATTTAaagtcttttcaatttttttgtgttccacattcttttcttccctctagtCCCTTCCCcgcccactgagaaggcaagcaatatgatagctattacatatgtaaaatgtaaaaatttccatattaaccgtgttgttaaaaagaaaagaaaaagtgataaAATTATACTGCGATTTGTATCCAGAGTTCATTAGTTCACTCTCTGGAGgttatttttttggaggaggggaggcagggcaattggggttaagtgacttgcccaaggtcacacagctagtgtcaagtgtctgaggctgcatttgaacgcagggctggtactctactcactgtgccacctagctgctcctagctCTGTTTTTAAGGGAAACTTtgaactgcttttaaaaaaaaatacttgctcCAACTGTCGTTTTATTGGTTTTAGTGTAGCCAACCTCCTTTATTCCTTGCTCCTTTGgacattcaacaagcattcttGTAGGGTGGCTTTGTGACTTAATTTTCCTATTGATTATAAGCTATTTGTAATTAGCTGTgttaattttacatatgtgtgttgtttagctgctataattttttcaaACAAGTAAGATGTTTCTGTGGTCCCATCCAGAGTCTCTTACACTATAGCTGTTTAATTATGTTGTTACATTCCAGTATTTAGAAAATCCTTGTTTAATATATACAACTTGTGAGCTTTATATTTTGTATCTAGGTAACAGCACTTCTCCTAAATTGCCTTCACATGATATTCtgtagaatttattttttgtgcctagtgaaatgatatttattacacatttttgtgttttttttctttcttaggaaACCCAGCGTTTGCTGGCAGAACCAGTTCCAGGTATAAAAGCAGAACCAGATGAAAGCAACGCACGTTATTTTCATGTGGTCATTGCAGGCCCACAGGATTCCCCCTTTGAGGGAGGGACTTTTAAACTTGAACTATTTCTTCCAGAAGAATACCCAATGGCAGCTCCTAAAGTACGTTTCATGACCAAAATTTATCACCCTAATGTAGACAAGTTGGGAAGAATATGTTTAGATATTTTGAAAGGTAAGTGGCATCCTTATCCTAGTATTGacattcctcctttcctcttaagTGTGGCATACTCTGAATCCTCAACAATCTTAGCTTGATTCTTTTATGTCTGGATCTGTGGCAGGAAAGTACATGAACGCTTTGGGTGACTCTTACGTTTTTATAATAGTCCAAACTGCTTTCTCCTTAGATAAATGGTCTCCAGCGTTGCAGATCCGTACAGTGCTGCTCTCAATCCAAGCTTTGTTAAGTGCTCCCAATCCAGACGATCCATTAGCAAATGATGTAGCCGAGCAGTGGAAGACCAATGAAGCCCAAGCCATAGAAACAGGTAATGGCCATGGGATGTTGTATTGGGGGAGACATTCCGGCCTTCCCCTGAGCATGGATCAGATCTTACACCAGAACAGATGGTCCATCAACCTCTTAACCAGATTTGCCATCCTACTTCTTTTACACATTTGATGTAGCAACATTCTAAAACAACCAGATAATTGTTTACTTAAAGCTTATTTTCAAATGCATTTGACCTCTATATTCAGTGCAATTCAACAAGAACCTGAGTGCCAACCATTTATACACAGGGTGttttaaagtctggacacacaggcagtTGACAGCAATGTgaagttactgcatcgagttcacgtgaatcttgcaaagctcattAACCTTTGAatcacaaatgaattgaagatgttatttgttaatatttcagttaaataaaatgttgaaaatctcattcatttcatttcttgaaaataggcatttttgcctgtgtctagactttaggaacaccctgtagt
It includes:
- the UBE2N gene encoding ubiquitin-conjugating enzyme E2 N — its product is MAGLPRRIIKETQRLLAEPVPGIKAEPDESNARYFHVVIAGPQDSPFEGGTFKLELFLPEEYPMAAPKVRFMTKIYHPNVDKLGRICLDILKDKWSPALQIRTVLLSIQALLSAPNPDDPLANDVAEQWKTNEAQAIETARAWTRLYAMNNI